From Cydia splendana chromosome 12, ilCydSple1.2, whole genome shotgun sequence, a single genomic window includes:
- the LOC134795683 gene encoding alanine aminotransferase 2-like isoform X2, translating into MKLESTSEHVNQNLLNIQYAVRGPIVTRAAQIEKELEEVQALVACPQLLSSPDIPDDVKARARELLADCTKGSVGAYSPSQGLLVVRRRAAQYLSTRDGVPAYPEQIYLGSGASDLIKAVLSLFGGDVDGKPPAVMIPIPQYPVFSGTLSELGIQQAHYYLDEAQGWALMADELERSWTEASKGSAVRALVVINPGNPTGQVLTRENMEEIIKFAHRRRLFLLADEVYQENIVSKPFLSFKKVMHEMGAPYPSMELASFITASKGWAAECGARAGLVEIPRLTETARRAFEATRAVAQCPNLLGQCALDCVMKPPAPGEPSYEQFARELATVRRTLCERTATAHKKLNSIPTFSCNPIDASMFAFPRFSVPSRAAAAARAHGMTPDEFYCLRLLEETGVCVVPGSGFGQAEGTLHFRTTILHPREEFNYMMEQIANFHVKFLKEYEDERSEG; encoded by the exons ATGAAGTTGGAATCTACCTCGGAGCATGTAAATCAGAATCTTTTGAACATACAGTATGCAGTGCGTGGTCCTATTGTGACGAGGGCCGCGCAGATTGAGAAGGAGCTTGAAGAG gtACAAGCGCTTGTCGCCTGTCCTCAGTTGCTTTCCAGTCCAGATATTCCTGATGACGTGAAAGCAAGGGCGAGAGAACTGCTGGCTGATTGCAC GAAAGGTTCAGTCGGTGCATATTCTCCATCCCAAGGTCTGCTAGTAGTTCGCCGGCGCGCAGCACAATATTTATCAACGCGAGATGGAGTGCCAGCTTATCCTGAACAGATTTACTTGGGTTCTGGTGCCAGTGATCTGATTAAAGCAGTATTGTCGTTGTTTGGTGGAGATGTAGATGGGAAGCCGCCAG CGGTAATGATCCCAATCCCCCAATACCCCGTATTCTCCGGGACCCTATCAGAGCTGGGGATCCAGCAAGCCCACTACTACCTGGACGAAGCCCAGGGCTGGGCGCTGATGGCCGATGAGCTGGAACGCAGCTGGACTGAAGCTAGCAAGGGCAGTGCTGTTAGAGCGTTGGTTGTCATTAATCCTGGAAATCCTACTGGTCAG GTCTTGACACGAGAAAACATGGAAGAAATCATCAAGTTCGCACACCGGCGGCGACTTTTCCTGTTAGCTGATGAAGTCTATCAGGAGAACATCGTCTCGAAGCCATTTTTGTCCTTCAAGAAG GTGATGCACGAAATGGGCGCTCCATACCCCTCAATGGAGCTAGCCAGCTTCATAACAGCATCCAAGGGTTGGGCTGCGGAGTGCGGCGCCCGCGCCGGCCTGGTCGAGATTCCTAGACTGACAGAAACTGCGCGAAGAGCGTTTGAGGCGACGAGAGCTGTGGCGCAGTGCCCTAACTTGTTAGGGCAGTGTGCGTTAGATTGTGTC ATGAAACCGCCAGCGCCCGGCGAGCCGTCCTACGAACAGTTCGCGCGCGAGCTCGCAACGGTTCGGCGAACGCTTTGCGAACGGACCGCTACTGCGCATAAGAAGCTCAACTCCATCCCTACATTCTCCTGTAATCCTATTGAC gcatcaatGTTCGCGTTTCCGAGGTTTTCGGTACCATCTCGCGCGGCGGCAGCGGCGCGAGCGCATGGGATGACGCCTGATGAATTTTACTGCTTGCGTTTGCTCGAAGAAACAG GCGTCTGCGTTGTACCAGGGTCAGGATTCGGGCAAGCCGAAGGTACGCTGCACTTCCGCACCACCATCTTGCATCCTCGCGAGGAGTTTAACTACATGATGGAGCAGATCGCAAACTTCCATGTCAAGTTCCTCAAGGAGTATGAAGATGAGAGGAGTGAGGGTTGA
- the LOC134795683 gene encoding alanine aminotransferase 2-like isoform X1, whose translation MKLESTSEHVNQNLLNIQYAVRGPIVTRAAQIEKELEEGMKKPFDRVVRGNIGDCHALGQAPFTVIRQVQALVACPQLLSSPDIPDDVKARARELLADCTKGSVGAYSPSQGLLVVRRRAAQYLSTRDGVPAYPEQIYLGSGASDLIKAVLSLFGGDVDGKPPAVMIPIPQYPVFSGTLSELGIQQAHYYLDEAQGWALMADELERSWTEASKGSAVRALVVINPGNPTGQVLTRENMEEIIKFAHRRRLFLLADEVYQENIVSKPFLSFKKVMHEMGAPYPSMELASFITASKGWAAECGARAGLVEIPRLTETARRAFEATRAVAQCPNLLGQCALDCVMKPPAPGEPSYEQFARELATVRRTLCERTATAHKKLNSIPTFSCNPIDASMFAFPRFSVPSRAAAAARAHGMTPDEFYCLRLLEETGVCVVPGSGFGQAEGTLHFRTTILHPREEFNYMMEQIANFHVKFLKEYEDERSEG comes from the exons ATGAAGTTGGAATCTACCTCGGAGCATGTAAATCAGAATCTTTTGAACATACAGTATGCAGTGCGTGGTCCTATTGTGACGAGGGCCGCGCAGATTGAGAAGGAGCTTGAAGAG GGCATGAAGAAACCATTTGATCGAGTAGTGCGCGGTAACATAGGAGATTGTCATGCCCTCGGCCAAGCCCCTTTCACCGTCATTCGCCAG gtACAAGCGCTTGTCGCCTGTCCTCAGTTGCTTTCCAGTCCAGATATTCCTGATGACGTGAAAGCAAGGGCGAGAGAACTGCTGGCTGATTGCAC GAAAGGTTCAGTCGGTGCATATTCTCCATCCCAAGGTCTGCTAGTAGTTCGCCGGCGCGCAGCACAATATTTATCAACGCGAGATGGAGTGCCAGCTTATCCTGAACAGATTTACTTGGGTTCTGGTGCCAGTGATCTGATTAAAGCAGTATTGTCGTTGTTTGGTGGAGATGTAGATGGGAAGCCGCCAG CGGTAATGATCCCAATCCCCCAATACCCCGTATTCTCCGGGACCCTATCAGAGCTGGGGATCCAGCAAGCCCACTACTACCTGGACGAAGCCCAGGGCTGGGCGCTGATGGCCGATGAGCTGGAACGCAGCTGGACTGAAGCTAGCAAGGGCAGTGCTGTTAGAGCGTTGGTTGTCATTAATCCTGGAAATCCTACTGGTCAG GTCTTGACACGAGAAAACATGGAAGAAATCATCAAGTTCGCACACCGGCGGCGACTTTTCCTGTTAGCTGATGAAGTCTATCAGGAGAACATCGTCTCGAAGCCATTTTTGTCCTTCAAGAAG GTGATGCACGAAATGGGCGCTCCATACCCCTCAATGGAGCTAGCCAGCTTCATAACAGCATCCAAGGGTTGGGCTGCGGAGTGCGGCGCCCGCGCCGGCCTGGTCGAGATTCCTAGACTGACAGAAACTGCGCGAAGAGCGTTTGAGGCGACGAGAGCTGTGGCGCAGTGCCCTAACTTGTTAGGGCAGTGTGCGTTAGATTGTGTC ATGAAACCGCCAGCGCCCGGCGAGCCGTCCTACGAACAGTTCGCGCGCGAGCTCGCAACGGTTCGGCGAACGCTTTGCGAACGGACCGCTACTGCGCATAAGAAGCTCAACTCCATCCCTACATTCTCCTGTAATCCTATTGAC gcatcaatGTTCGCGTTTCCGAGGTTTTCGGTACCATCTCGCGCGGCGGCAGCGGCGCGAGCGCATGGGATGACGCCTGATGAATTTTACTGCTTGCGTTTGCTCGAAGAAACAG GCGTCTGCGTTGTACCAGGGTCAGGATTCGGGCAAGCCGAAGGTACGCTGCACTTCCGCACCACCATCTTGCATCCTCGCGAGGAGTTTAACTACATGATGGAGCAGATCGCAAACTTCCATGTCAAGTTCCTCAAGGAGTATGAAGATGAGAGGAGTGAGGGTTGA